A window of Thermovirga lienii DSM 17291 contains these coding sequences:
- a CDS encoding transposase IS891/IS1136/IS1341 family (PFAM: Putative transposase DNA-binding domain; Probable transposase~COGs: COG0675 Transposase and inactivated derivatives~InterPro IPR001959: IPR010095~KEGG: adg:Adeg_1689 putative transposase IS891/IS1136/IS1341 family~PFAM: transposase IS891/IS1136/IS1341 family; transposase IS605 OrfB~SPTR: Putative transposase IS891/IS1136/IS1341 family), translated as MTKSEKIRESLSRTKDIRQRQVARTYVLKLEKLSRDKRKLLERAFLEAKWLYNWTIHQEDVFSIDGNKVKKVHVKVGEDFEERELTILGSQVRQEIADRIKDSIKALSRLKENGMKVGRLKPKKRVNSIPFKQYGVSHKIDFEKKRVHLQKLGSFKVRGLNQTPENAELTKALLVRKPSGYYVHITCYLPKENRKSIDKPIAIDFGVKDKLTLSNGLKIDFEIPESKRLKRLQKELVKKEKGSKNREKTRQKLAREYERINNRRKDAINKIIAFLKFYSLVIFQDDSVKSWHEGLFSREVQYSGIGKLKERLCSSLLPVLEVDRFELTSRVCSKCGAYFEDLRLSDRTVFCPECGNFMDRDLNACLVMLKKVSPALRVVGQGLPELTPVEREASARILGSNPHIRVSYLVEAGSSMLYSME; from the coding sequence ATGACTAAATCAGAAAAGATAAGAGAAAGCCTGAGTAGAACGAAAGATATAAGACAAAGGCAGGTTGCAAGGACTTACGTTCTCAAACTTGAAAAGCTCTCCAGGGACAAGAGAAAACTTTTAGAAAGAGCCTTCCTTGAAGCCAAATGGCTCTATAACTGGACTATTCATCAAGAAGACGTTTTCTCCATAGACGGAAACAAGGTCAAAAAAGTTCACGTAAAGGTAGGAGAAGACTTTGAAGAAAGAGAACTTACAATTCTTGGTTCTCAGGTGCGCCAGGAGATAGCGGATAGGATTAAGGATAGCATAAAAGCTTTGTCACGACTGAAAGAAAACGGCATGAAAGTAGGAAGACTAAAGCCAAAGAAGAGAGTAAATTCCATACCCTTCAAGCAATATGGAGTGTCTCACAAAATTGACTTTGAAAAAAAGAGAGTGCATCTTCAAAAGCTTGGTTCATTCAAAGTGAGAGGATTAAATCAAACACCTGAGAATGCGGAATTGACAAAAGCCTTGCTCGTTCGCAAGCCTTCAGGCTATTACGTTCACATCACCTGCTATCTGCCAAAGGAAAACAGAAAATCAATAGACAAACCGATAGCTATAGATTTTGGAGTGAAAGACAAGCTAACACTATCCAACGGACTGAAGATTGACTTTGAAATTCCGGAAAGCAAGAGGCTAAAAAGACTTCAGAAAGAACTTGTAAAAAAGGAGAAAGGCTCAAAAAACAGAGAAAAAACAAGGCAAAAGCTTGCAAGGGAATATGAGAGAATAAACAACAGAAGGAAGGATGCGATAAACAAAATTATAGCTTTCTTAAAGTTCTACAGCCTTGTGATATTTCAGGATGACAGCGTAAAGTCGTGGCATGAAGGGTTATTTTCAAGGGAGGTTCAATACTCGGGGATAGGAAAGTTGAAAGAGAGGTTGTGTTCCAGCCTCCTGCCTGTCCTTGAGGTTGACCGCTTTGAACTTACTTCAAGGGTGTGTTCTAAATGCGGGGCATATTTTGAGGATCTCAGGCTTTCTGACAGAACTGTTTTCTGTCCTGAGTGTGGTAATTTCATGGACAGAGATTTAAATGCGTGTTTAGTGATGCTAAAAAAGGTTTCACCCGCCTTAAGGGTGGTAGGGCAGGGGCTGCCCGAACTTACGCCTGTGGAGAGGGAAGCCTCTGCGCGAATATTGGGGTCTAACCCTCATATTCGTGTAAGCTACCTCGTTGAAGCAGGAAGCTCCATGCTCTATAGCATGGAGTAG